In Microbacterium sp. zg-Y818, the genomic window GCGCGACGTCGCGATCCGGCCACTATCGGCCTGATCCGCCCCGGTATATCCTGGCCGTAGATCGCGCCCGAGCGGTCTACGCGGAGGCGCGGCTGTCGTGAATGCGGTGCGGTGATGCCCGCCAGCCGACGTTGGTCAACGCGCGACTGCGCATCGACACGTCACCGAAGTGCGGCCCGACGAATGGAGCGGACATGAATGTGCTCGTGGTCTACGAATCCCTGTGGGGCAACACCGAGCAGATCGCTCGTGCTGTGGCCGAGGGGTGTGACCGCGGCGGCACAGTGCACGTCGTGGATTCGGATTCTGCGCCTACCTCGATCGAAGGGTTCGATCTCGTCGTCGTGGGGGGACCGACACACGCCTTCTCTCTGACGCGCCCGGCGACCCGCGCGGATGCCGTGCAGTCCCACTCGGCGCCTCACGCGCCGGACCGCGGCATCCGTGAGTGGCTGGATCAGCTCGACGCCCTGTCCTCGCCCGTTCCCGCCGCCGTCTTCGACACCCGCGTCGACAAGCCGCGTCTGCCAGGCTCTGCGGCCAAGGTCGCGCGAAGGGAACTGCGCTCACTCGGATTCGACACGACGTCCAAGCCCGAGACCTTCCGTGTCCGCGGATACGCGGGCCCGTTGCTCGATGGCGAGGTGGAGCGCGCCAAGCGCTGGGGGAGGGAAATGGCCGCCGCGGCATCCGGCAGCGCCGACAGCGGGTTGAAGGCCTCGCCATAGGGGGCGGCGAGTTGCAGCTGTGGTCAGACCATGGCTAGTCTTGAAACGATTCACCGGAATCGCGACAAGGGAGTGACCATGGCCATCGACCGTCCGACCATCGAGCAGTACCTCGCCAACATGGGCGCGGCCGGGCACCGTATCTGCGAGATCGACGCGAGCGAGGCCGGGGCCGGCAACATCTCGATCTGCCTCGACGAGCTTTCGCGCGTTCGTCAGCTCTTCCCGGTCTCCGAGCGCATCGAGCTGCCGCTGGCGGCGCCCGCCTTGGCAGGGCGCACGCTGCTCGTCACCGGATCGGGGCGGCGACTGCGCCAGATCGCCGAGAACCCGCTCGCTGCCATCGCGGCGGTGATCGTGGATGCCGACGGCGTGAGTGCCGAGATGCTCTCGTCGCCGCAGCGCCAGTTCGACGCGCTCACGAGTGAGTTCAACTCGCATCTCGCGGTGCACGACGATCAGGTCGGCCGGCGCGGGCTGGACTTCCACGCGGTGGTGCACGCGCAGCCGCCGCACCTGACCTACCTCAGCCACGTGCCGACGTATCGGGACACCGAGACGATGAACCGCCGCATCCTGCGATGGGAGCCGGAGTCGATCGTGGCCCTCCGCGACGGCATCGGCGTGCTGGAGTTCATGGTGCCCGGATCCGCCGAGCTCATGGCTGCCAACGTGCAGGGCCTGCGCGAGCACGAGATCGTGCTGTGGAGCAAGCACGGCGTCATGGCCCGCTCGGATCTGTCGGTCACCCGTGCCGTGGACCGGGTGGAGTACGCCGAGACCGGCGCGAAGTACGAGTACATGAACCTCACCGCAGGCGGCCACGGCGAGGGGCTGAGCGCGGACGAGATCCGTGCCGTGGCCGACGCCTTCGGCGTGACATCGCGCTGGGTCTCCTGACGCGTCCGGCGATCGGCTGACCGCGCCCCCCGGGGCGGCACACGTCCGCCTCCCCGGGGTGGAGACTGGGTTCGTGCACATCGAGTTCGACTCCACCGTGTTCCGGTGGGATGCCAGGCCCGAGACGTGGCTGTTCACCGACGTGCCGGAAGAGCTCAGCGAGGACATCCGCGAGGTGACCGGCCCCTTCACGCGCGGGTTCGGCGCGGTGCGGGTCGAGGCGACCGTGGGCGGCACGACGTGGCGCACGTCGATCTTCCCCAGCTCGTCCGGTCGCTACTGGCTGCCGCTCAAGCGCGCCGTCCGCGAAGCGGAGTCCTTGCATGAGGACGGCCCGGTGACGGTTCGCATAGAGGTCCTCGACGCGTGAGGGGTACTCGCGCGTCTGCGCGAACGAGAGCAGCCCTGCCGAGCGCCCGGCCGCGCCGTCAGTCCCGTCGTCGACGGGACGTCCACAGCAGGTAGCCGCTCAGGCTCGTGAACGCGGTGAGCACGGCACCGGTGATGGCGCGTTGCCACGTGCGCAGGCGGTTGTCGCGGCCCATCAGCTGGCCGATGCTGTTGATGAGCGCCGCCGTGATGATGCCGGCGACCACGCGGTTGCCGATGCGCTCGGCGCGGGCGAAGAGCGGGACGAGCTCTGTCGCGCGCAGGTGGACCTCGATGCCGTTGTCATCGACCGACTCGATCAGCCGGCGAAGACGCGTGGGCAACTCGAGCATGAGCGCACCGGCATCGATCGACGCGCGTCCCATGCGCTTGGACAGCGCCTCGAACGACAGCCGACGGCGGATGAGGCGGCGGGCGTAGGGCGTGAGCACCGCGTTCAGGTCGAACGCGGGATCGAGCTGCACGCCCACCCCCTCGATGACGACGAGCGTGCGCACCACGAGGGAGATCTCGTGCGGCAGCTGCAGGTGGCTCTCGCGGAGGATGCGGAGCAGGTCGGTGACCATGCGGGTGAAGTGGATGTCGCCGAGGGGCTTGTCGAAGTGCTGCGAGAGGAAGGACGCCACACTCGCGCGCAGGGCTCGCCGGTCCACCGACCCCTGGGTGACGGACAGCTCGATCAGTGCGTTGGCGAGGGCTTCGGCGTCGCGGGTCCCCGTGCCGATGAACACATCGGCGAGCTGCTCGGCCAGTTCTTCGCTGAGCTCGCCGACCATGCCGAAGTCGATGAAAGCGAGCGTGCCGTCGGGGTGGACGAAGAGATTGCCGGGATGCAGGTCGGCGTGGAAGAACCGGTCCTCGAAGATCATCGTCAGCACGATCTTTCCGCCCGCCGCGGCGAGCGCGCCGGGGTCGATGCCTGCAGCATCCAGGGCTTGCCGATCACTCACCTTGATGCCGGTCATGCGCTCGAGAGTGAGCACGCGGGAGGTGGTGGTCTCCCAGAACACGCGAGGGATCATCACCCCGCGGCGTGCGGCGAAGTTCTGCGCGAACCGCTCGGCATTGCGGGCCTCGCGCAGGTAGTCGAGCTCGGCGCGCAGGGTGTCGGAGAACTCCTTCACGATGCCGGTGATGTTGTAGGAGCGGGCCAGCGACGACACCTTGGCCGCTCGGCCGGCGAGGGTGTTGATGATCTCGAGGTCGTCCTGCACCTGCCGGACCACCTCGGGGCGGCGCACCTTCACCACGACGGGCGTGCCGTCGCCGAGGGTCGCCGCATGCACCTGACCGATCGAGGCGGATGCCATCGGGGTCCAATCGAACGACGCGAAGAGTTCCTCCGGGTCGCTGCCCAGCTCCTGGTGGACGGTCTCCCGGATCCGCTCGGCGGGCACCGCGGGTCCGGCATCCTGCAGCTTCGACAGCTCGGTGATGTAGGCCGGCGGCAGCAGGTCGGTTCGCGTCGACAGCAGCTGACCCAGCTTGATGAACGTAGGACCGAGGTCCTCGAGGACCAAGCGCAGCTGGGTCGGCGCGTCAGCCGGCGGCGCGGGCGGAGTGCCGGCTGCGGCCCGCCGGCGCGCGGGGAGGAACCGCGTGATGCCGAGCTCGCCGGCGAGGAAGTCCAGACCGTGCCGGGCGAGGGTGTCGGCGATCTCCTGATACCGGCCCAGCGGTGGTGGCTGCATCGCCCCATCATCCCGAACCGTCGTGCCCGCCGACAAGGGCGGCCGGACGTCCTTGTGTCGGCGCGGTGCCCGGGTGATGCTGTGGGCAGTCGTCCCGCCATCGGCCGCCAGGAGGTCGCACCCCATGACGAAGACGTCGGTCGTGAGAGGGGAATGGCCACCCGGCATCCCCTATCTGCGGTTCGGGTCCGGTGCGCCGCTGGTGTACCTCCCCGGCCTCTCGGGCAGCCCTCACCTGCCGTCGCGTGCCGGGCTGGCCCTGCAGCAGCGCCTTCTCGCGCCGTTCGCGCGCAGGCGGGAGCTGGTGTGGCTGCAGTGGTCGCACGGACTGGTCGCCCCGGTGTCGATGGCGCAGATCGCGGCCAGGTCAGCGGCGGCGATCGCGTCGCACCTTCCCGCGCCGGTCGACGTGGTGGGCGTGTCGACTGGGGGGAGCGTGGCGCTGCAGCTGGCGCTGGACCACCCGCACCTCGTCCGCCGGCTGGTCATCGTCTCCGCGGCCTATCGCCTGAGCGACCACGGCAGTCTGGTGCAGCGAAGCCTGGCTGCCGCGGTGCACACGGGTCACACCCGGCGTGCCGGCGCGATCATGGCGGCGGAGGTCGCGGCATCCACGCCCGCTGCGGTCGTGTTCGGCGCGGCGGGGTGGCTGATGGGGCGCAGCACGTTCGCCGAGGCCGGCGCCGAGCTGCTCGCGGTCATCGAGGCCGAAGACGACTTCGACGTGGGGGAGCGGTTGGCAGAGATCGCCGTGCCGACGCTTGTCATCGGGGCGGAGCGCGACCGCTTCTACTCGCCGGAGCTCTTCCGCGACACCGCCGCGCGCATTCCCGGCGGCTGGGCAATCGTGTACCCCCGGGCCGGGCACCTGGGAACCACGCTGCACCGGCGCTATCACCGGGATGTGCTGGCGTTCCTGGACAGGCATTGAGCGAGCGCCGCGAGACGAAACGCGCCGCCGCTGGCCAGGTCGGCGATCAGGCGCCGGTCCGGGCGAGCGCTTCGCGCATCGCGTCAGCGAACACGTCACCGGCGACGTGCTCGGCATCGAAATGGATGCCGCACCAGAGCCGCCCCGCATACGAGACGGCCGCGACTCCGAGGCGCACGTTGCCCGCGATCACCGCGACCGGCCAGAGCGCGGTCACCGGCGCGCCGGCGAGGCGGAGCGCACCGCTCGGGCCGCGCACATTCGTGACGAAGCCCGCGACCAGATGCTGCCGCTTGGCCAGCTGGACCATGATCCGCGCACCGAGGGGGCCGCGCATCATCTCGAGCGTCCCCTGCCGTCGGGCCGCCGGTTTCTCCCGTGCCGTGATCGTCGCCACGGCCGTGAGCCGCTTGTCCGGGTCCGTGATGGTCAGAGGGAGGGGCACCACCATTAGTCCGACCTGATTGCTCGCCTGTCCGTGGCGGTCGAGGGCGACCGGGACCGACACCGCGAGCTCTGCGGGCACCGGTTCGCCGGAGGCGACGAGGGCCGCGTGATAGCCCGCGGCGATCACCGAGAGGAGGGCGTCGTTGACCGTGGCGCCCCGGGCGGCGGCATGAGACCGCAGGGCGCTGAGGTCGGCATCCGCAAACGCCACGGCACGCCGACGGCCCAGCGGTCCGAGCAGGACGGTGTCCGGCATTCGGTGCGCCCCGAGGGTCGCGGCGAATCGGCGAAAGGCGGCCGTGCGTGAGCGCGGCCCCGTCGGAGCTGCGCCGGGGAGGGGTGCTCCCGCGCCGTCAGCCGGGGACTGTGCGGGCGAGTCGTCCGCCGGGGCGAGCAGGCGGCGCACGATGTCGACTGCCGTCATTCCGTCGGCGAGGACGTGATGTATCCGCAAGATGAAGCCCACCCGCACGCCGTCCCGGCACGGCAGGATGAGCATCTCCCAGAGGGGGCGGTCGCGTGCGAGTGGGGTCACCATCAGGCGGGCGCACACGCGCTCGAGGTCAGCGGTGTCGGCGATTGGGTCGAGCAGGCGGATGTGCAGCTGCGGGTCGGGTGTCTTCTCCGACCACGCGGGCGCTCGCAGGAACCGCGGGGCCACCACCCGCCGCAGCTCGCGGATCGACCGCGCACGCACCGTGACCGCCTGCCGCAGTGCGTGCATGTCGACCGAGCCGTCCGGTGCGACGAAACCGCCGGGTGTGAGAAGACCGGCCACGAGGAAGACGTTCACCTGGTCGGGGCGGTCGATGATCAGGTTCGCCCGATCGCTCGGGGCGAGGCGCTGCGGTGGCACCCGCGTCGATGCGGGAGATGCGGGACCCGCCGTGCCGACGCCGCGCGAGGAGGCGTTCATGGCCTCATCCTGGCTCGCCGGCCCAGGCGCGACAAGGAGAGTGGGCGCGGCAACGAGCGTGGGGACGGTCTCGCGCGAAGATGAGTTCGCGTCACTCGCGGTGCTCAGCGACGCGCGCACCGGCGGCCGGTTCTCCGAACCAGCGGACGAGCGCGCTGCGTAAACCCCGCGCGTCCTCACCACGCCACGCGATGTGGCCGTCCGGGCGCAGCAGGACCGCCGCGGCATTCATCTGGGCGCTGCGGTCGACCACGAGATCGACGCGATCCGACCAGCCCGTGGCATCCAGCTCGCCGGTGGGAGTCAGCAGCAGCCCCCGCCCGTCGCGCATGCGCTCGTACAGGCGACCGTGCGTGAGGGCGACGTCCCGCTGGCGCCCGCCGACCAGCGGAGACGGGTCGCCGACGTCGTACCGGATGCCGATGGCCGTGATCTTCTCGATCAGGCGGCGGTTGACCTGGGGGATGGTCATGAGCTCGGTCATCAGGCGGCGCACCGCCTGCGGGCCGGGGGCTGTCAACGTCAGCTCGCTCTGCGCGCGCGTGAGGGAGAGCACATCGTCGGCAACGGGGCGGCGCTCGGACTCATAGGTGTCCAGGAGGTGTGGTGGCGCCCAACCGCGCAGCTCGGCGGCCAGCTTCCAGCCGAGATTGACGGCGTCCTGGATGCCGAGGTTGAGGCCCTGTCCGCCGAGGGGAGGGTGCACGTGGGCCGCATCTCCCGCCAGCAGCACGCGCCCGACGCGGTAGCGCTCGGCCAGCCGCGTGGCGTTGCCGAAGCGCGAGAGCCATCGCGGGGAATGCGCGCCGAAGTCGGTGCCCGCGTGGCGGCGCAGCTGCGCGCAGAACTCGTCGAGCGTCGGCGTCGTGGTGCGGTCTTCCGCGACGCCGTCGGCGGGGACGACCACGCGGTAGCGGCCCTCGCCCGAGGGACCGGCGCCGAACCCGCGCTGCGTCCGCCGCACCTCGGCCGTCACCGCTGCCACGGTCTCGGGCGGGGCGGTGAGCTCCATCTCGCCCAGCAGCCACTCCATCGTGGCGGGTTCGCCGGGAAAGCCGATGCCGGCCAGGCGACGCACCGTGCTGCGTCCGCCGTCGCACCCGACGGCGAAACGGGCCCGCAGCGATGTGCCGTCCGCCAGACCCATCTCGATGCCGTCGCCGTCCTGCGTCAGCGCGACGACGGTCGAGCCGCGCCGGATGTCGGCGCCCAGCGCGGCGGCGTGCTCGGTCAGCAGGCGATCGGTGAGGGGCTGCGGGATGCCGAGGATGTAGCCGTGGGCGGTGTCGAGGTCCTCCGGCCAGGGGCTGTCGATGCCGGCGAAGTACCCCCCGATCCGGTACTGCGTGCCGAGCGCGAGGAATCGGTCCAGCAATGCGCGCTGGTCGAGCAGCTCGACGCTGCGCACATGCAGCCCGAGCGAGCGCACCTGCGGGGACGGGGCGTCGTCCTTTTCGAGAACGACCACCCGCACGTCGTGAAGCCGCAGCTCCGCCGCGAGCATCATGCCCGTCGGTCCGCCGCCCACGATGATCACGTCGAACATGACACGCCCCCTGCTCCCGGCTGCCCGCCCCGGCTGCCGCCCTGACTGCTCCGCCCCGACTGGCCCGCAGCTGGTCCGCAGTATCTGGCCCGCAGCGGCGAGGCCGCCCATCCTGCCCCCGCGAGGGGGTCTTGCCGCAAGCCCCCGTCGGCCCGATATCCTGGACATGGCAGGGAGAAGTCCCTGCCATCGTCGTATCGGGAGACAGCCGGCCGGACATGGGCTTCACGCGCGAGCAGCTGCAGGCGTTCCGCGACACGAGCGTGCCCGACCTCATGCCGCCGCACCCGCGATTGGTGTTCGTCGGCATCAACCCGGGGCTGTGGACCGCGGCGACCGGCGTGCACTTCGGTCACCCCGGCAACCGGTTCTACCCGGCTCTCTTGGCCGCCGGCATCCTTCCCCGCCTCCCGCGCATCGCCGACGACGGCATGCCGCCGCGCGATCGCGACATGCTGCTGAACGCCGGCATCGGCATCTCGAATCTCGTGCCGAGGGCGACGGCGCGCGCCGATGAGCTGTCGCGCGAAGAGCTGCGGGCGGGCGCCCGGCGGCTCGAGACGGATGCCGCGGGGTGGGATGCCGCGGTGATCGCCATCGTCGGCATCACCGCCTACCGGCAGGGTTTCGGCAGGCCACGCGCGACGGCGGGGCGGCAGAGCGAGATGCTCGGCGGTTCGCAGCTGTGGGTGGTGCCGAACCCGAGCGGTCTCAACGCGCACGACACCGTCGCCTCGCTCGCCGCGGCGTATGCCGAGCCGGCGCGGGCGGCGGGCCTCGACGTCGGCGGCGCTGGCGCTGTCGCTGCCTGTGCGGGTGTGGGGCGGTGAGCATGTCGCCGGCGGCGGGTTCCGTCCGTGCGCCGGTGCTGCTGGCGCTGCCGTTCGAGGGGCGATGGCTGGTGCAGAACAGCCCGGCCCGGCGCGTCCCGAGTCACGGCGTGGATGTGCTGGGTCAGCGATACGCGATCGACTTCACCGGGGTCGACGAGCGCGGGCGCACCGCGTCGGAGTGGGGGTGGGGAACGATTCTGTCGACCGAGCCACCCGAGCGGTTCGTCGGGTTCGGCAGGCCGATCCTCGCGCCCGTCGACGGCGTGGTGGTGAGCGTGCACGACCGTGAGACCGATCATGAGGCGCGTCGCTCGCAGCTCGCGCTGGTGGCGTACGTCGCGGGGCAGGCGGGACGCCTGCGGGACGGCCCCGCGGCGGTTGCGGGGAATCATGTCATCGTGCGTGACCGCGTGAGCCAGGCGTTCGTCGCGCTGGTGCACCTGCAGGCCGGGTCCCTGCAGGTGCGACCGGGCGACGAGGTGGTGGTGGGCGAGCAGCTCGCCCGGTGCGGCAACTCGGGCAACTCCACCCAGCCGCACGTGCACGTGCAGGCGATGGACAGCGACGACCTCCGCGTCGCGCGCGGGCTGCCCATCGCGTTCGCCGCGTACCGGCAGTGGGGCCCGAAGGGCCGCGGCACCCGCGACGTCGCCCGCGGCATCCCCGACGAGCGCGCGATCGTCGCCCCCGTTCCCGAGTGAGTATTCGCGGCCTCGAGTGAATACTCACTCGGCGGTCACGCGCGGAGGAACGCGACCCCGGCCTGACGGAAGTCGCGGGAACCCGGCGCGTTGACGTGGGTGCGCCCCGGGATCTCCACGAACGTGCCCTGCGGCGCCGATGACGCCAGCCGCCGCGACTCCTCCAGAATCGGATCCTCGCTCCCGGTGGCGAACAGCACCGGCTGCGTCGGCGGCGACGCCGGGTCGGGGTCGCTGTCGCCCAGCCGCATCCCCTCGGCGAGCGCGACGAGGGCCTGCAGGTCGTTGCTGGACACCCGCTCCGCCAGCGAGATGTACCGGCGAGTCACCTCATCCTCCACCGGCCGCCCGTCGTCCAGGTACGCCTTCACCTGGGCGATCTGCATGCGCGCAAGCGGTCGGCCGTCGGGGATGCCGCCGAGCACCGCGCGCTCGATCCGGTGCGGAACGTCCACCGCCGCCTGCCAGCCGACGCGACCACCGAGCGAGTACCCCACGTAGCGCACGGAGTCGAGCAGATACGTGTCCAGCACCGTCACGAGGTCGGTCACCAGGCCTGTCATCTCGTACGATCCCGGGGCGTGCGGCTTGTCGCTGGCCCCGTGCCCCCGCTGGTCCACCGCGAGCACCCGCAGCCCCGCCGCGAGCAGGTCCCGCACCCATCCGGTGGCCACCCAGTTGTCGCGGGTGCTCGATCCGAACCCGTGCACGCACAGCACGGTCGGCGCGGTCTCGTCGCCCCACGTGTACGTCGCGAGGCGGTCGCCCTCGGCCGTCATCACGAATTGCGGTGCGGGCAGGCGTGTCAGTCCGGCGGGTGCGGCATCCATACCCCGATCCTTCCGCATCGCGCACGCCGCGGCATCTGTCCGCACCTCAGCCCATTACAGTGACCGGATGCCGCGTCCCGTCCGCCGTCGCCTGCTCTCCGCCGGCCTGCTCGCGGCGACGATCATCACGGGACTCGCCGTGCACCGCTGGGCGCCCGACACTGCCGCATCCGACATCGCGGGGGACGCGCTCTACGCGCTCGCCGCCTACCTCGGGCTCGCGATGCTGGTCCCCGAAGCGCGCCCACGGGTCCTCGGGCTGGTGGCAGCGGCGTGGTGCACCGCCGTGGAACTGCTCCAGCTGACCGGCCTCCCCGAGCGCCTCGGCACCACCTTCCCGCCCGCGATGCTGCTGCTCGGCACGGTCTTCGACGTCAGGGACCTGCTGGTCTACCTGCTCATGGTCGCGCTGGCGATGGCCGTCGACGCCGCGCTCCTCGCGGCCGCGGGTCGGCGGCTGCCACGCCGCACCCGGTCAGGGTAGCCGCGCCGGGGCGCGCCGCAGCGTGGCATTCTGGACAGGTCAAAAGGAGCACTCATGCAGCAGCGTCCTCTCGGTCGCACCGGTCGGTCCATCTCGGCGATCGGACTCGGAACCTGGCAGCTCGGCGCCGACTGGGGTGTCGTCGACGAATCCGACGCCCGGCAGGTGCTGGCGGCATCCGTCGACGGGGGAGTGACCCTCTTCGACACCGCCGACGTCTACGGCGACGGCCGCAGCGAGACTCTCATCGGCGGGTTCCTCGCCGACCGGCCGGGTCACGGCATCACGGTCGCAACCAAGATGGGGCGCCGCATGGCGCAGGAGCCCGAGAACTACACGCCCGAGAACTTCCGCGCCTGGACCGACCGCTCCCGCGCGAACCTCCGGGTCGACACCCTGGACCTCGTGCAGCTGCACTGCCCGCCCACCGAGGTCATCGAGGCGGATGCCACCTACGACGCCCTGGATGACCTCGTCGCCGACGGCACCATCGCCGCGTACGGGGTGTCGGTGGAGACCTGCGCGCAGGCCCTTGCCGCCATCGCACGCCCCAACGTCACCAACGTGCAGATCATCGTGAACCCCTTCCGGCTGAAGCCCCTCGACGAGGTGCTGCCGGCGGCGGCGGATGCCGGCGTCGCGATCTTCGCCCGCGTGCCGCTGGCCTCGGGCCTGCTGAGCGGCAAGTACACGGCCGCGACCACCTTCGCCGAGAACGACCACCGCACGTACAACCGTCACGGCGAGGCGTTCGACCGCGGCGAGACGTTCTCGGGCGTGGACTACGACACCGGGCTCGCGGCCGTCGCCGATCTCACGGCGGCACTGCCCGAGGGCGTGTCGCTGCCGGCGGCATCGCTCGCCTGGGTGGCATCCCGCCCGGGTGTCACCAGCGTCATCCCCGGTGCGCGCAATGTGCGCCAGGCGTCCTCGAACGCGGCCGCCGCGGCCCTGCTCGAGCCGGGCGCCTTCGACATCGACGCGTTCGACGCCGCCGTGCACGCGGTGTACGACCGTCACCTGCGCGCCGACATCCACCCGCTCTGGTGACTCGGCGCCGCTGAGCTTGCGGCCAGCGGGCCCGCGGGCCCGCGGGCCCGCTGGCCGGCGCGCCTCCCAGCGCCCCTGTGGATCACGCCCGCGGAGCCCCGGCGCAAAGCCATACGCTGGCGCCGTGTCGGGACTCCGGGTGATGTGGGAAGCCACGCCGCTCGTGGTCGCGCCCCTCGCAGTCGCCTACGCGCTCTTCGCCGCCGCGACCGTCGCGCTCACCGTGGTCGACCTGAGGAGCCACCGGCTTCCGAACGCACTCGTCCTTCCGCTGTACCCGCTGATCCTCGTGCTGTTCGCGCTCGCCGCTCTGGCAGCCGGCGACGGGGTGCCGCTGGTCACGGCCCTCCTCGGCGGCGGGGTGCTGTTCC contains:
- a CDS encoding flavodoxin domain-containing protein, which codes for MNVLVVYESLWGNTEQIARAVAEGCDRGGTVHVVDSDSAPTSIEGFDLVVVGGPTHAFSLTRPATRADAVQSHSAPHAPDRGIREWLDQLDALSSPVPAAVFDTRVDKPRLPGSAAKVARRELRSLGFDTTSKPETFRVRGYAGPLLDGEVERAKRWGREMAAAASGSADSGLKASP
- a CDS encoding class II aldolase/adducin family protein; the protein is MAIDRPTIEQYLANMGAAGHRICEIDASEAGAGNISICLDELSRVRQLFPVSERIELPLAAPALAGRTLLVTGSGRRLRQIAENPLAAIAAVIVDADGVSAEMLSSPQRQFDALTSEFNSHLAVHDDQVGRRGLDFHAVVHAQPPHLTYLSHVPTYRDTETMNRRILRWEPESIVALRDGIGVLEFMVPGSAELMAANVQGLREHEIVLWSKHGVMARSDLSVTRAVDRVEYAETGAKYEYMNLTAGGHGEGLSADEIRAVADAFGVTSRWVS
- a CDS encoding DUF1905 domain-containing protein translates to MHIEFDSTVFRWDARPETWLFTDVPEELSEDIREVTGPFTRGFGAVRVEATVGGTTWRTSIFPSSSGRYWLPLKRAVREAESLHEDGPVTVRIEVLDA
- a CDS encoding AarF/UbiB family protein, producing MQPPPLGRYQEIADTLARHGLDFLAGELGITRFLPARRRAAAGTPPAPPADAPTQLRLVLEDLGPTFIKLGQLLSTRTDLLPPAYITELSKLQDAGPAVPAERIRETVHQELGSDPEELFASFDWTPMASASIGQVHAATLGDGTPVVVKVRRPEVVRQVQDDLEIINTLAGRAAKVSSLARSYNITGIVKEFSDTLRAELDYLREARNAERFAQNFAARRGVMIPRVFWETTTSRVLTLERMTGIKVSDRQALDAAGIDPGALAAAGGKIVLTMIFEDRFFHADLHPGNLFVHPDGTLAFIDFGMVGELSEELAEQLADVFIGTGTRDAEALANALIELSVTQGSVDRRALRASVASFLSQHFDKPLGDIHFTRMVTDLLRILRESHLQLPHEISLVVRTLVVIEGVGVQLDPAFDLNAVLTPYARRLIRRRLSFEALSKRMGRASIDAGALMLELPTRLRRLIESVDDNGIEVHLRATELVPLFARAERIGNRVVAGIITAALINSIGQLMGRDNRLRTWQRAITGAVLTAFTSLSGYLLWTSRRRRD
- a CDS encoding alpha/beta hydrolase, yielding MTKTSVVRGEWPPGIPYLRFGSGAPLVYLPGLSGSPHLPSRAGLALQQRLLAPFARRRELVWLQWSHGLVAPVSMAQIAARSAAAIASHLPAPVDVVGVSTGGSVALQLALDHPHLVRRLVIVSAAYRLSDHGSLVQRSLAAAVHTGHTRRAGAIMAAEVAASTPAAVVFGAAGWLMGRSTFAEAGAELLAVIEAEDDFDVGERLAEIAVPTLVIGAERDRFYSPELFRDTAARIPGGWAIVYPRAGHLGTTLHRRYHRDVLAFLDRH
- a CDS encoding wax ester/triacylglycerol synthase domain-containing protein — translated: MNASSRGVGTAGPASPASTRVPPQRLAPSDRANLIIDRPDQVNVFLVAGLLTPGGFVAPDGSVDMHALRQAVTVRARSIRELRRVVAPRFLRAPAWSEKTPDPQLHIRLLDPIADTADLERVCARLMVTPLARDRPLWEMLILPCRDGVRVGFILRIHHVLADGMTAVDIVRRLLAPADDSPAQSPADGAGAPLPGAAPTGPRSRTAAFRRFAATLGAHRMPDTVLLGPLGRRRAVAFADADLSALRSHAAARGATVNDALLSVIAAGYHAALVASGEPVPAELAVSVPVALDRHGQASNQVGLMVVPLPLTITDPDKRLTAVATITAREKPAARRQGTLEMMRGPLGARIMVQLAKRQHLVAGFVTNVRGPSGALRLAGAPVTALWPVAVIAGNVRLGVAAVSYAGRLWCGIHFDAEHVAGDVFADAMREALARTGA
- the rox gene encoding rifampin monooxygenase, coding for MFDVIIVGGGPTGMMLAAELRLHDVRVVVLEKDDAPSPQVRSLGLHVRSVELLDQRALLDRFLALGTQYRIGGYFAGIDSPWPEDLDTAHGYILGIPQPLTDRLLTEHAAALGADIRRGSTVVALTQDGDGIEMGLADGTSLRARFAVGCDGGRSTVRRLAGIGFPGEPATMEWLLGEMELTAPPETVAAVTAEVRRTQRGFGAGPSGEGRYRVVVPADGVAEDRTTTPTLDEFCAQLRRHAGTDFGAHSPRWLSRFGNATRLAERYRVGRVLLAGDAAHVHPPLGGQGLNLGIQDAVNLGWKLAAELRGWAPPHLLDTYESERRPVADDVLSLTRAQSELTLTAPGPQAVRRLMTELMTIPQVNRRLIEKITAIGIRYDVGDPSPLVGGRQRDVALTHGRLYERMRDGRGLLLTPTGELDATGWSDRVDLVVDRSAQMNAAAVLLRPDGHIAWRGEDARGLRSALVRWFGEPAAGARVAEHRE
- a CDS encoding mismatch-specific DNA-glycosylase, which translates into the protein MGFTREQLQAFRDTSVPDLMPPHPRLVFVGINPGLWTAATGVHFGHPGNRFYPALLAAGILPRLPRIADDGMPPRDRDMLLNAGIGISNLVPRATARADELSREELRAGARRLETDAAGWDAAVIAIVGITAYRQGFGRPRATAGRQSEMLGGSQLWVVPNPSGLNAHDTVASLAAAYAEPARAAGLDVGGAGAVAACAGVGR
- a CDS encoding M23 family metallopeptidase, producing the protein MSPAAGSVRAPVLLALPFEGRWLVQNSPARRVPSHGVDVLGQRYAIDFTGVDERGRTASEWGWGTILSTEPPERFVGFGRPILAPVDGVVVSVHDRETDHEARRSQLALVAYVAGQAGRLRDGPAAVAGNHVIVRDRVSQAFVALVHLQAGSLQVRPGDEVVVGEQLARCGNSGNSTQPHVHVQAMDSDDLRVARGLPIAFAAYRQWGPKGRGTRDVARGIPDERAIVAPVPE
- a CDS encoding alpha/beta hydrolase, whose protein sequence is MDAAPAGLTRLPAPQFVMTAEGDRLATYTWGDETAPTVLCVHGFGSSTRDNWVATGWVRDLLAAGLRVLAVDQRGHGASDKPHAPGSYEMTGLVTDLVTVLDTYLLDSVRYVGYSLGGRVGWQAAVDVPHRIERAVLGGIPDGRPLARMQIAQVKAYLDDGRPVEDEVTRRYISLAERVSSNDLQALVALAEGMRLGDSDPDPASPPTQPVLFATGSEDPILEESRRLASSAPQGTFVEIPGRTHVNAPGSRDFRQAGVAFLRA
- a CDS encoding DUF2809 domain-containing protein, giving the protein MPRPVRRRLLSAGLLAATIITGLAVHRWAPDTAASDIAGDALYALAAYLGLAMLVPEARPRVLGLVAAAWCTAVELLQLTGLPERLGTTFPPAMLLLGTVFDVRDLLVYLLMVALAMAVDAALLAAAGRRLPRRTRSG
- a CDS encoding aldo/keto reductase; amino-acid sequence: MQQRPLGRTGRSISAIGLGTWQLGADWGVVDESDARQVLAASVDGGVTLFDTADVYGDGRSETLIGGFLADRPGHGITVATKMGRRMAQEPENYTPENFRAWTDRSRANLRVDTLDLVQLHCPPTEVIEADATYDALDDLVADGTIAAYGVSVETCAQALAAIARPNVTNVQIIVNPFRLKPLDEVLPAAADAGVAIFARVPLASGLLSGKYTAATTFAENDHRTYNRHGEAFDRGETFSGVDYDTGLAAVADLTAALPEGVSLPAASLAWVASRPGVTSVIPGARNVRQASSNAAAAALLEPGAFDIDAFDAAVHAVYDRHLRADIHPLW